CCTGGATGACCCGCGGTCGGAGATCAATCGCAAGCATCCGCTGGCCTCGGTGGTGGTGATCGCCCTGGTCGCGGTCCTGGCGGGGGCCTCCGGGCCGACGGCGATCGCGCGGTGGGCGGCGTTCAAGCGGGGTCTGCTCGAGTCGATCCTGCCGCTGCCGAACGGGGTGCCGTGCAAGGACGTCTTCCGGCGCGTGTTGATGGCCCTGCGGCCCGAGGCGTTCCAGCCGTGCTTCGCCGCCTGGCTGCGGTCGCTGCGCGACGAGGCCGCGGCCGAGACGGGCGTCGAGCGGCCCACGCTGGCGATCGACGGCAAGACCCTGCGTCGCAGCCACGACCGCAAGAACGGCCTGGGGGCGTTGCACTCGGTGACCGCCTGGGCGAGCGAGTACGGCCTGTCGCTGGGCCAGGTCGCTTGCGATGAGAAGTCGAACGAGATCGCTGCGATCCCCGAGTTGCTGAAGCTGATCGACGTCTCCGGCGGCGTCGTGACGATCGACGCGATGGGCTGCCAGAGGGAGGTCGCCGGGGCGGTCGTCGCCGCCGGCGGCGACTACGTGCTGGCGCTGAAGGGGAACCAGGGGACGCTGCATCGGGCGGCCGTCGCCCACGTCCTGGGGCGTTGGGACGAAGGGTTCGCGGGGGAGCCGGTCGGCCGCCTCCAGGTCGATGAGGCGGCCCACGGCCGTCGCGAGTCGCGGACGTACATCCAGCTCGAGGCCCCGAAGGACCTCCCCGGCTTCGAGGCGTGGCGGGGGCTGAGGTCGATCGGCGTGGCGATCTCCGAGGTCGTCCGCGAGGGAAAGACGGCGGAGGACGTCCGCTACTACATCAGCAGCCTGCCGGTCGAGCCCGACGCTAAGGCGTTCGCCCACGCGGTCCGCTCGCGCTGGGGGATCGAGAACGGCTGCCACTGGACCCTCGACGTGACCTTCCGCGAGGACGAGTCGCGAATCCGAGAGGAGCACCTGCGCCAGAACATGGCCTGGCTGAATCGCTTCTGCCTGTCCCTGCTCAAGCGGCACCCCGGGCGGGACAGCGTCGCCATGAAGCGACGCGGATGCGGATGGAGCGACGACTACTTGATGGAAGTCGTTAGAGGATCGACATGTTAGTGAGCGCTGGCCCTGGCTCCTCGGGCGTCAACTCGTCGGTCATGCTGCGATGGCCTTGAGTTGGCGGGCCAGCGACTCGACTTCGCGTGTCACATACGCGAGGTTTCTGTAGGTCTCGTGTTCGCTAAAAAACCCGCTATGCCCGGTCTCTCCCCGGTAAACCGCCATCCCAGGGACATAATCCCAGCCGTGTGCGCAGTCGAAGCCGAACCACCACACGTGGTCATCGCCCTCCGTTTTGTGACAGATGCCGTGGCTTTCGTCGTCACTCGGCTGGCACGTGTCGGCGAAGGTCAGCCCGCCATGAACTTCGACGTGTGGCCTGTCGTAGTCTTTTCCGAAGTGAGGATGTTCTTTCGGAACACCCACATATCCACAGAGCGCCCCCAAACGGTTACGTACGATGAGGCAGGGATAACCTGTTGACGTATCCTGCCATTGCTTCTTGTCCGGCTCATCCTGCCATTCGCCGTTGCCCCATTGGCTCTTGTCCAGAGTGCGGTATTCGATTGTTTCCATATTGCAGCCTCCTTGCTGTTGATACACCTTGTGTAGCGCGGTTCCCGCTTTCGGTCAAGCGAATAAATACACTTTGTGGAAAGAGAATCACCACGCCCCAGACGGTGCAGTTTTGCTCGACAGAAGCCCCAACTTCCCCCATGGATGCCCCTTTCTTGGACGCGCAGCGTCCTGCGGAGCAGCGATAGGGATCGTCACCTTCGGCGGAGACTCGAAGAGGCTCCGGGAGAGCAGCGAGTAGAGCCCGGCCCGGTAGGGATCGCCCAATCCCGAAAATTACTGTACGTCCGTTTACTTCCTGCCGATAAATGGTTCCAATCCCCGAATCCGGGTCGGCCCAGTCGATCGACCTATCCTCGCTACGGTTCTTCGGAGGGCCTTGAATGCCTAAAGTCGTGGTTCGCTCCTTTGCGTGCTCCCTGGACGGTTTCGGAGCCGGCCTGCAGCAAACCCAGTCCGAGCCTTTCGGCAAAAACGCCATGCAGATCATGAACTGGTTCAAGGCCACCCAGACCTTCAAGACCATGATCGGCGGCGAGGTGGGCAGCACGGGGCTGGACGACAGCTACGCGGCCAGGGCCTTCGAAGGCATCGGCGCCTCCATCATGGGGCGGAACATGTTCAGCCCCCTCCGCGGCCCCTGGGTCGACGAGGAGTGGAAGGGCTGGTGGGGTGACAACCCTACCTTCAAGCACCCGGTCTTCGTGCTGACGCACCACCCACGGCCCACGCTCGAGTTCGAGAACGGCACCTCCTTCCACTTCGTAGACGGCTCGCCGGAAAAGATACTGGAACAGGCCCAGGCCGCGGCCGGTGGCAAGGACGTCAAGATCAACGGCGGCACCGCCACCGTCCGGGCCTTCTGGAAAGCCCGGCTCATCGACGAGCTGCACCTGGTCATGGCTCCGTCCTTCGTGGGGGAAGGCGAGCGGCTCCTGGGCGGGGTGGGGGTTGAGGAGGACTACGAGGTGGCCGGCTTCGAGGCATCCGAGGCCGCCGTGCATTACCGGATCGTGAAGAAGGGCTGAGGCGGCACCAGCGAGGAGCGGAAGAACATGTCAGTCAAACGCATGGACAACGTCCTGCTCGTCGTCGACGACCTCGAAGTCACCAAGGCGTTCTTCCTCGAGCTAGGCCTCACGCTCGAAGGCGAGGCGACCGTCGAAGGGCCTGAGGTCGGGCGACTGATCGGGCTGAATGATGTCCGGGCCACCATCGCGATGATGCGGACCCCGGACGGGCAAGGCATCGAGCTGGACAAGTTCCACACGCCGGACGCGGTCAGGTTGGGCCCTGTGGACGCACCGGTGAACGCGCTGCGCTACCGCCGCGTCATGTTCGCCGTGGACCAAATCGACGCTCTCATCGCGCGCATGGTCGCCCACGGGGCCGAGCTTATCGGCGAGATGCAGTACGGGGACACGTACCGGCTGGCCTACATCCGGGGGCCCGAGGGCATCATCGTCGGGCTTGCCGAGCAGCTTGGATAGAAGATGCCGAGGATTTAAGCCAAGGAGGTAGCAAATGCGATCTGATGAGCAGGCCATCCGCGAGGTTCATTCCATCTGGATCGACGGCATCAACGCAGGTGACCTGACACGGTTGCTCCCCATGACGACGGACGACGTCGTGCTCATCATTCCGGGCGAGGTGTGCATTGGTCGGGATGGGTTCGCCGCCAAGTCCTCGGGCGCTCACGAAGAGCTTCTGATCCATTGCGTCAGCGAGTTGAAGGAGGTCGTGGTCGTCGGCGAGGTTGCCTACACGCGGAGCCGGGACTCGCTCACCGTATCGCCACGCGCCGGCGGAGAGGAAAGTCGGCTTGCCGGTGATCGCCTGACGATCTACCGCAAACAGCCCGACGGCCGCTGGCTCCTGGCCCGTGATGCGAATACGGTGTCCCCGGTCGTCGAGCCTTGAGAGTCCATGCCAGAGAGGTCGGTTTCATGACCGCGAACGACTTCCGGGAGCTGGCCCTTGGCTTCGATGACGCCGAGGAAAGCTCCCACATGGGTGCTGCCGATTTCCGCGTGGGCGGCCGCATCTTCGCGACCCTCGCTCATGAGAATCTCGGGTTCGGGAACCTGATGTTGTCCCCCGAACTGCAGCAATCGCTTATCGCCGAGGCTCCGGAGGTGTTCCTCCCCGTTGCTGGTGGCTGGGGGAGAATGGGCATGACGCATATCCGCCTGGCGGAGGCGTCGCCGGAGCAGTTGTTCAAAGGGATCCATCTCGCTTGGAACCTGCGGGTGCAGAAGAACGACAAATCGCGATCAACCCGGCGCAAGACGCAGGGCTGAGTTGATCAGGTGCCGCCATGAGGGAACTCGACGGCGATCCGATAATTTTGGACGCCCAAAAATTATATTTCGCTAAACCAAGACACCGGTTATCCTCTTGGAAACCAACCCTTCCAGGAGACCGACCGTGGCCCCGTACATCGACGCCTGGTTCGCCCTGACCCTCGTGATCATCGGCCTCTCGCATGCGGCTCAGCCCCGCCTCTGGGCTGACTTCTTCAACGCCATGAAGCGGACCGGCCTCGCCCCGCTGATCATCGGGATGTACACCCTGCCCACCGGCCTGCTGATCTTGATCGGTCACAATCTGTGGGTCTGGGACTGGCCGGTGTTCGTCACCGTCTTCGGGTGGGGCATGACGATCAAGGCGACGATCTATCTGATCTTCCCGGCGGTCCCCAACCGGATGATCGACAACGCCGACCGGTGGCAGAAGGCATACAGCGTCTTCCGCGTGGTCGGGGCTGTGATGAGCGTGCTCGGCGTCGTTCTCACATGGCAGGCGTTCCGGCACCTTCCGGTGTAGCGGGCGGGTCGGTGGTCAATCCCCGCACGCGAACGGATTCGCGTGGCTGGGCGGCTCGGTCTTCAGGTCGACCAGCTCCGCCCCGTCCTCATCGATGCGGACATGACCGGCGAGGCGGCGGCCGCACCAAACGGCGTACCAGCCGTGCCCCGGGTTGCTCGCCTTGAACTGCTCGAACGCGGCTCCCAGGGTGATCGCCTCGACGGCAAAGTCGTCCACGGCACCGTCGTGGCCGGGGCTGAGGAATCGGAAGGTCATGGGGTGGGCTCCAGGGTGGTGCGCACGGTCAAAGCCGCTGTCAGTCTGGGTTTCGGGTCGCCAATGGTCAAAAAGCGGTTTTTCGCGCGCGCCGTGCTGTAGACGACTGTAACGACACGAGTTTCCCTTGCGCATCCGTGCGCGGAGCGGTTAAGGGGCCGTCCGTGGCCCCGTCGCGGCTCAGTTCCGGCTGAACGTCTCCGCCAACTCCCATAGGCGGCGGTTGATTCGCAGGTCGGCATCGACGGCCTTCACCGGGCGAGTGGTGACCTGGCGTCCCCGCCCGTTAGGAGTCGCGCCAAAATAACTTGCCGGGATATTAGTGCCGCCTCGGATGGATCTCATAGTTCCATTCGCCGTGGTAGGCGTGTCGTTTGATGGTGCATCCCGCCAGCTCCTGGTCGCTGACTTTCCGGCCCTTCTCGTAGGTGCCTTCGTCCAGCCAGGCGTGGACCTCCAGTCCAGTCCCCGTGGTCGTCGCGCCGATCGACTCGACCACGACCTCCAGCGTCTCCAGCGGCGTCCCCCGCCAGTTCCGCGTGATGTGGCAGAATACCCGGTGCTCGATCTTGTTCCACTTGCTCGTCCCCGGCGGATAGTGGCAGACCTCGACGATCAGCCCCGTCTCGTCGGCCCACCTCTGCAACTCGGCCTTCCACAGCCGGCACCGCGAGCCGTTGCTGCCGCCGCTGTCCGCCGTCACCAGCACCCGCCTGGCCCGGCCATAGTTCGCCCGGCCCAGCTTCTCCCACCACCGGCGAATCGCCGCCACCGCGAACTCGGCCGTGTCGTGGCTGATCCCCACCGACACGCCCGCCTCGTCGCGATGGATGTCGTACACGCCGTACGGCACCGCCTTGCCCAAGGCCGGGTCCGGGAAGTCGTGCGTCTTCACCGGGATCGGATCACCCTGCGGACGATACGTCCGCCCGGGATTCTTGAGGTTCCCCAGCACTTCCTTCTTCTTGGTGTCGACCGACAACGCCGGCTCGCCGCGTCGCCGACGGGCCCGGACCCGATCGCTGATGTGCCGGAACTGGCCGTCCCGGTCCGGGTGCTGCTTCCCCTCGCGCGTCTTGCGGTTTCCCTGCAGGCTGTAGTTCATCGCCGCCAGCATCCGCCGCACCGTGGTCGGGCTCACCGCGTACCCTCGCTGGCACAACTCGTCGGCCAGGCGATAGGTGCTCTTGATCGTCCAGCGCAGCGGGTTCGTCGGCGCCCCCCGGACCGTCGGCTCGATCAGCCGGTCCAGAGCCCCTCGCAGGGCGGGCTGGGTGGCCGCGTGGGGCTTGCGGCCGCCGCCGGCTCGCCGCTGGCGATGGCCGGCGAGCGGCTCGGGATCGTCGAGCTCCTTCAGGCCCGTCCGCACCGTGCGATCGGACAGGCCCGTGGCCTGGGCCACGGCCGTGATCCCGCCGCGCCCCAGGGCCCGGGCCTCGACGGCCGCCCAACGCCGCCGCCCACGCTCATCCAGGTCGTCGAGCAGCGCCGCGTACTTGCTGCGAAGGGCTTCCACGATGTCAGGATCTTGCATCGCCGGACTGTCGCAGAAAGCCGGCGACCACAACAAGACCGTATCCGGCAACTTATTTTGGCGCGAGCCCTTACGTCCGGTCTGGCCACCCCGCAGGAGAGCCTCCTGAACGCAATTGAACGTCCGCCAGAGGTCCCGGCTGCAATCGGGCCGGGTCATGTCCTCGTCCCTGCGGGCGGTCAGGAGCCATGAGGCCGGGATATTCGGGTTCGGCTTCAGCTCCATAGCCTGGCGGGCGAAGTCCATCTGAACGGGCCGGGGCAGGATGATCTCCTTCCAGTCGGCGATCCGGTTCATGATGGTGGGCACGCCCTCCATGATCTGCGTCGTCGCGGCCATGATCTGGCTGCGGAGATCCCGGCTGCCCGAATGGCGAATTGAGAAACTGCCGAAGTCGCTGGACTGGACGATCATCCCATTCTCGCAGACGAACCTCATCACGCCGCTGAAAACGCGGTAGGCGGAGGAGCGGTCGTGGCTGTTGACGAGCACCACCTCGGGCACCTCGCCCTGGCCGTCGAGGAAGCTGTTGTGGCGGAGCCTGAGCATGTGGCGGGTGAAGTCCCGCTTGCCGGGAACGCGGCTGCGGCTCTGCTTGGCCGAGGTGACCCGAAAGCCCTGCTCGGACATCATGTCGAGCACGTCAGCCGTTGGGATGAACCGGTAGGACTGGCTCATGCCCTCCCACGGGGTGGTGGCGAACACCGAGGGAGTGAGGGTGCGGAGCTGGTCGCGGGTGATGATTGAGCTGACCATCGGGAAGCCTCCTGAAAGATGCC
The DNA window shown above is from Paludisphaera mucosa and carries:
- a CDS encoding ISAs1 family transposase translates to MADASRFGMDEVAAFFQDLDDPRSEINRKHPLASVVVIALVAVLAGASGPTAIARWAAFKRGLLESILPLPNGVPCKDVFRRVLMALRPEAFQPCFAAWLRSLRDEAAAETGVERPTLAIDGKTLRRSHDRKNGLGALHSVTAWASEYGLSLGQVACDEKSNEIAAIPELLKLIDVSGGVVTIDAMGCQREVAGAVVAAGGDYVLALKGNQGTLHRAAVAHVLGRWDEGFAGEPVGRLQVDEAAHGRRESRTYIQLEAPKDLPGFEAWRGLRSIGVAISEVVREGKTAEDVRYYISSLPVEPDAKAFAHAVRSRWGIENGCHWTLDVTFREDESRIREEHLRQNMAWLNRFCLSLLKRHPGRDSVAMKRRGCGWSDDYLMEVVRGSTC
- a CDS encoding dihydrofolate reductase family protein; protein product: MPKVVVRSFACSLDGFGAGLQQTQSEPFGKNAMQIMNWFKATQTFKTMIGGEVGSTGLDDSYAARAFEGIGASIMGRNMFSPLRGPWVDEEWKGWWGDNPTFKHPVFVLTHHPRPTLEFENGTSFHFVDGSPEKILEQAQAAAGGKDVKINGGTATVRAFWKARLIDELHLVMAPSFVGEGERLLGGVGVEEDYEVAGFEASEAAVHYRIVKKG
- a CDS encoding VOC family protein — its product is MSVKRMDNVLLVVDDLEVTKAFFLELGLTLEGEATVEGPEVGRLIGLNDVRATIAMMRTPDGQGIELDKFHTPDAVRLGPVDAPVNALRYRRVMFAVDQIDALIARMVAHGAELIGEMQYGDTYRLAYIRGPEGIIVGLAEQLG
- a CDS encoding YybH family protein: MRSDEQAIREVHSIWIDGINAGDLTRLLPMTTDDVVLIIPGEVCIGRDGFAAKSSGAHEELLIHCVSELKEVVVVGEVAYTRSRDSLTVSPRAGGEESRLAGDRLTIYRKQPDGRWLLARDANTVSPVVEP
- a CDS encoding MmcQ/YjbR family DNA-binding protein — translated: MTANDFRELALGFDDAEESSHMGAADFRVGGRIFATLAHENLGFGNLMLSPELQQSLIAEAPEVFLPVAGGWGRMGMTHIRLAEASPEQLFKGIHLAWNLRVQKNDKSRSTRRKTQG
- a CDS encoding ISAzo13 family transposase — protein: MQDPDIVEALRSKYAALLDDLDERGRRRWAAVEARALGRGGITAVAQATGLSDRTVRTGLKELDDPEPLAGHRQRRAGGGRKPHAATQPALRGALDRLIEPTVRGAPTNPLRWTIKSTYRLADELCQRGYAVSPTTVRRMLAAMNYSLQGNRKTREGKQHPDRDGQFRHISDRVRARRRRGEPALSVDTKKKEVLGNLKNPGRTYRPQGDPIPVKTHDFPDPALGKAVPYGVYDIHRDEAGVSVGISHDTAEFAVAAIRRWWEKLGRANYGRARRVLVTADSGGSNGSRCRLWKAELQRWADETGLIVEVCHYPPGTSKWNKIEHRVFCHITRNWRGTPLETLEVVVESIGATTTGTGLEVHAWLDEGTYEKGRKVSDQELAGCTIKRHAYHGEWNYEIHPRRH